From a single Artemia franciscana chromosome 9, ASM3288406v1, whole genome shotgun sequence genomic region:
- the LOC136031397 gene encoding uncharacterized protein LOC136031397 isoform X1, with protein MILIGECGSTKSEWSVINSDESYRLTTCGINPVLQDTEEIIDTIQVVKNFFESRKIRPNHVFFYGAGCGLKDYKAKVRFALESELSADHIEVESDLLGAARGLFGKEEGIACIIGTGSNSCHFREGKIQESIPPLGIFLGDEGSGGNLGKTVIKKYLRRQLPEEVSNKLCKAFPEISTAEVLRKVYSEKFPNRYLASFVPFIKANIDDPLLAKIVEENFEEFFGNIIDLYSVAKGLPLRFVGSVAAEFEKELRKVGEKKGYRIDFINRTPIKGLEEFHRSQE; from the exons ATGATTCTCATAGGCGAATGTGGTTCAACAAAAAGTGAATGGTCAGTTATTAATTCCGACGAGTCCTACAGATTGACTACATGTGGTATAAACCCAGTTCTGCAGGATACTGAAGAAATTATCGATACTATTCAAGtcgtaaaaaatttctttgaatcCCGCAAAATCCGGCCTAACCACGTATTTTTCTATGGTGCAGGTTGCGGTCTGAAAGATTACAAGGCCAAGGTGAGATTCGCGTTGGAGTCAGAACTATCAGCAGATCATATTGAAGTAGAGAGCGATCTGTTAGGAGCTGCAAGAGGTTTATTTGGGAAAGAAGAGGGTATTGCTTGTATTATTGGTACTGGATCTAACTCCTGTCATTTCCGCGAGGGAAAAATTCAGGAAAGTATTCCTCCTTTAGGAATTTTTCTTGGGGACGAAGGAAGTGGaggaaaccttggaaaaacaGTGATTAAGAAGTACCTTCGTAGGCAACTACCGGAAGAAGTATCTAATAAGTTGTGCAAAGCCTTTCCGGAGATTTCTACTGCTGAAGTACTTAGAAAAGTGTACAG tgaaaaattTCCAAATCGTTACCTGGCGTCTTTCGTTCCATTCATTAAGGCAAATATAGATGATCCACTCCTGGCGAAGATAGTCGAAGAGAACTTTGAGGAATTTTTTGGGAACATTATTGATTTATATTCAGTTGCCAAAGGGCTTCCCCTCCGCTTTGTAGGCTCAGTAGCAGCGGAATTTGAGAAGGAACTAAGAAAAGTTGGAGAGAAAAAAGGTTATAGAATTGATTTCATTAACAGAACACCAATCAAGGGACTTGAGGAATTTCACAGAAG ccaaGAATGA
- the LOC136031397 gene encoding uncharacterized protein LOC136031397 isoform X2, which translates to MILIGECGSTKSEWSVINSDESYRLTTCGINPVLQDTEEIIDTIQVVKNFFESRKIRPNHVFFYGAGCGLKDYKAKVRFALESELSADHIEVESDLLGAARGLFGKEEGIACIIGTGSNSCHFREGKIQESIPPLGIFLGDEGSGGNLGKTVIKKYLRRQLPEEVSNKLCKAFPEISTAEVLRKVYSEKFPNRYLASFVPFIKANIDDPLLAKIVEENFEEFFGNIIDLYSVAKGLPLRFVGSVAAEFEKELRKVGEKKGYRIDFINRTPIKGLEEFHRSNR; encoded by the exons ATGATTCTCATAGGCGAATGTGGTTCAACAAAAAGTGAATGGTCAGTTATTAATTCCGACGAGTCCTACAGATTGACTACATGTGGTATAAACCCAGTTCTGCAGGATACTGAAGAAATTATCGATACTATTCAAGtcgtaaaaaatttctttgaatcCCGCAAAATCCGGCCTAACCACGTATTTTTCTATGGTGCAGGTTGCGGTCTGAAAGATTACAAGGCCAAGGTGAGATTCGCGTTGGAGTCAGAACTATCAGCAGATCATATTGAAGTAGAGAGCGATCTGTTAGGAGCTGCAAGAGGTTTATTTGGGAAAGAAGAGGGTATTGCTTGTATTATTGGTACTGGATCTAACTCCTGTCATTTCCGCGAGGGAAAAATTCAGGAAAGTATTCCTCCTTTAGGAATTTTTCTTGGGGACGAAGGAAGTGGaggaaaccttggaaaaacaGTGATTAAGAAGTACCTTCGTAGGCAACTACCGGAAGAAGTATCTAATAAGTTGTGCAAAGCCTTTCCGGAGATTTCTACTGCTGAAGTACTTAGAAAAGTGTACAG tgaaaaattTCCAAATCGTTACCTGGCGTCTTTCGTTCCATTCATTAAGGCAAATATAGATGATCCACTCCTGGCGAAGATAGTCGAAGAGAACTTTGAGGAATTTTTTGGGAACATTATTGATTTATATTCAGTTGCCAAAGGGCTTCCCCTCCGCTTTGTAGGCTCAGTAGCAGCGGAATTTGAGAAGGAACTAAGAAAAGTTGGAGAGAAAAAAGGTTATAGAATTGATTTCATTAACAGAACACCAATCAAGGGACTTGAGGAATTTCACAGAAG TAATCGGTAA